One Corynebacterium tuberculostearicum DNA window includes the following coding sequences:
- a CDS encoding 1-phosphofructokinase family hexose kinase codes for MILTLTPNPSIDATLVLSEPLTSGDVHRASEVTQVAGGKGVNVTHAVHLAGEHSLALFPAHDSDSFLNLIHSAGLPSSAIPMNGAVRVNTTITEPDGTTTKVNGPGPALSDADSRAITSELTARALASDWVVLAGSLPRGVNTDWYCDLISAVRAAAPQARIAVDTSDAPMQAIGENLNSAAPDLIKPNGLELGQLTGTDGRELEDQAARGEYAGVVRAARDVVKQGIAEVLVTLGGAGAVLVTADGAWAATPPPATVKSTVGAGDAALAGYLLGRTAGKSPADSLAQSVAYGTAAASKQGTQFPRPEELDIAHTTLNSLA; via the coding sequence TTGATTCTCACGCTGACCCCTAATCCCAGTATCGACGCCACCCTTGTGCTCAGCGAGCCATTGACCTCCGGTGATGTCCACCGTGCCAGCGAGGTCACACAGGTTGCTGGCGGCAAGGGTGTAAACGTCACCCATGCCGTGCACTTGGCTGGCGAGCACTCCTTGGCTCTTTTCCCGGCCCACGACTCCGATTCTTTCCTAAATCTCATCCACTCGGCCGGGCTGCCTTCCTCTGCAATCCCCATGAACGGCGCAGTTCGCGTCAATACCACCATCACAGAGCCTGATGGCACCACCACCAAGGTCAACGGTCCAGGCCCTGCGCTTTCCGACGCCGACTCCCGCGCCATTACCTCCGAACTCACCGCCCGCGCCCTTGCCTCCGACTGGGTGGTTCTAGCCGGCTCCCTGCCGCGTGGCGTCAACACCGATTGGTATTGCGACCTCATCTCCGCAGTCCGCGCGGCCGCACCACAGGCTCGCATTGCCGTCGATACGTCCGATGCCCCAATGCAGGCCATTGGCGAAAACCTCAATTCTGCTGCGCCTGATCTCATTAAGCCGAACGGACTAGAGCTCGGCCAGCTCACCGGAACCGACGGCCGTGAATTGGAAGACCAGGCCGCACGCGGCGAGTACGCGGGGGTTGTGCGGGCGGCCCGGGACGTCGTCAAGCAGGGCATCGCAGAAGTACTCGTCACCCTTGGCGGTGCCGGCGCGGTGCTGGTTACCGCGGACGGCGCTTGGGCTGCAACTCCCCCGCCAGCAACGGTGAAATCCACTGTAGGCGCCGGTGACGCCGCGCTCGCTGGATATCTCCTCGGCCGTACCGCCGGTAAGTCGCCGGCCGATAGCCTGGCGCAGTCGGTGGCCTACGGAACTGCGGCTGCATCCAAACAAGGCACCCAATTCCCTCGCCCAGAAGAACTCGATATCGCCCATACCACCCTAAACTCGCTAGCCTAA
- a CDS encoding PTS fructose transporter subunit IIABC has translation MASDLITTDLVALDADFGDSVDSVITNLATLVHDTGRATDIAGLAQPAIDREAKAGTGVPGGVAIPHCRSEAVTEPTLAFARLSRGVDFSGPDGDAQLVFLIAAPAGGGKAHLKILSKLARALVRKDFLESLRNAPTKEEIVRLVLDVVNAEKPKKKPAEESAAQGAAASTAATGAAAAGTAGSSATASSAATPTNAEPSADVTRIVAITACPTGIAHTYMAADALTQTAAERDDVSLTVETQGSSNNESVSQSTIDAADAVIFATDVGVRDRERFAGKPVIESGVKRAINEPGTMLDKAVAAAHNPHAHKVSGTATRADAEEEGQSLGWGKRIQQAIMTGVSYMVPFVAAGGLLLALGFLFGGADMANGWQALSSDFSLGNLPGHDVTIDGELMHFERSGLLLYLGAVLFAIGQAAVGFIVAALSGYIAYALAGRPGIAPGFAGGAIAVTLGAGFIGGLVTGLLAGFIAMWIGNWKVPRWLGSLMPVVIIPLLTSLVVGLAMYLALGVPLANLMEGLQNWLSSMSGSSAVLLGIILGLMMCFDLGGPVNKAAYLFATAGLSTGDESSMQIMAAVMASGMVAPIALSLATFIRKSLFTPAEQENGKSAWLLGLSFVSEGAIPFAAADPFRVIPSMMAGGAVTGAISMALSVGSRAPHGGVFVFFAIDPFWGYLVAIAAGVVVSTAAVLAMKQFWPNRAAEEATQNVAA, from the coding sequence ATGGCTTCCGACCTCATCACTACCGACCTAGTCGCGCTCGACGCCGACTTCGGCGACAGCGTTGACTCCGTAATTACCAACCTGGCCACGCTGGTCCATGACACCGGCCGAGCCACCGACATCGCCGGCTTGGCACAGCCCGCCATCGACCGCGAGGCCAAGGCCGGTACCGGCGTCCCTGGCGGAGTCGCCATCCCGCACTGCCGCTCCGAGGCAGTGACCGAACCCACCCTCGCATTCGCCCGCCTGAGCCGCGGCGTGGATTTCTCCGGCCCCGACGGCGACGCCCAGCTAGTCTTCCTCATCGCTGCTCCGGCCGGCGGTGGCAAAGCCCACTTGAAGATTTTGTCCAAGTTGGCCCGCGCTCTAGTACGCAAGGACTTCCTCGAGTCCCTGCGCAACGCCCCCACCAAGGAAGAAATCGTCCGGCTTGTGCTGGACGTAGTCAACGCCGAAAAGCCGAAGAAGAAGCCAGCCGAGGAATCGGCCGCCCAGGGCGCTGCTGCCAGCACTGCCGCAACCGGTGCCGCTGCCGCCGGCACCGCCGGCTCCTCCGCCACCGCGTCCTCGGCCGCAACCCCTACCAACGCAGAACCTTCGGCCGATGTCACCCGCATCGTGGCCATCACCGCCTGCCCCACCGGCATCGCCCACACCTACATGGCGGCCGACGCCCTCACCCAAACCGCGGCCGAGCGCGATGACGTATCTCTGACCGTTGAGACGCAGGGCTCGTCTAATAATGAGTCTGTCTCCCAATCCACGATCGACGCGGCCGATGCGGTCATCTTCGCCACGGACGTCGGCGTGCGCGACCGCGAACGCTTCGCCGGCAAGCCGGTAATCGAATCCGGCGTCAAACGCGCCATCAATGAGCCCGGCACCATGCTCGACAAGGCCGTCGCTGCCGCTCACAACCCGCACGCCCACAAGGTCTCTGGCACTGCTACCCGCGCCGATGCGGAAGAAGAAGGTCAGTCGCTCGGTTGGGGCAAGCGCATCCAACAGGCAATTATGACCGGCGTGTCCTATATGGTCCCGTTCGTCGCGGCCGGCGGCCTGCTGCTTGCCCTCGGCTTCCTTTTCGGCGGTGCCGATATGGCCAACGGCTGGCAGGCACTATCGTCGGACTTTTCGCTCGGCAACCTCCCCGGCCACGACGTGACCATTGACGGCGAACTCATGCACTTCGAGCGCTCCGGCCTGCTGCTCTACCTTGGCGCAGTTCTCTTCGCTATAGGCCAAGCAGCAGTGGGCTTTATCGTCGCCGCGCTGTCGGGCTACATCGCCTACGCGCTCGCCGGCCGTCCGGGCATCGCCCCAGGCTTCGCGGGCGGCGCGATCGCGGTCACCTTGGGCGCTGGCTTCATCGGTGGTCTGGTTACCGGTCTGCTGGCAGGCTTCATCGCGATGTGGATTGGCAACTGGAAGGTACCGCGCTGGCTAGGCTCCCTCATGCCGGTTGTTATTATCCCGCTGCTGACCTCGTTGGTTGTCGGTCTTGCCATGTACCTGGCACTCGGCGTACCGCTGGCAAACCTCATGGAGGGCCTGCAAAATTGGCTGTCGTCCATGTCCGGCTCTTCGGCCGTATTGCTGGGCATCATTCTTGGCCTGATGATGTGCTTCGACTTGGGCGGCCCAGTCAATAAGGCGGCCTACCTTTTCGCGACGGCCGGGCTGTCTACCGGCGACGAATCCTCCATGCAGATCATGGCCGCCGTCATGGCGTCCGGCATGGTCGCACCAATTGCGCTGTCGCTGGCTACGTTTATCCGCAAGTCGCTGTTTACCCCGGCCGAGCAGGAGAACGGCAAGTCTGCCTGGCTGCTGGGTCTGTCCTTCGTTTCGGAGGGCGCCATCCCGTTTGCGGCGGCCGACCCGTTCCGCGTCATCCCTTCGATGATGGCCGGTGGCGCGGTGACGGGCGCGATTTCGATGGCCTTGTCGGTCGGTTCCCGTGCCCCGCACGGCGGCGTGTTCGTCTTCTTCGCCATCGACCCGTTCTGGGGCTACCTCGTGGCCATTGCGGCCGGCGTGGTTGTTTCGACGGCGGCGGTGCTGGCGATGAAGCAGTTCTGGCCTAACAGGGCCGCCGAAGAAGCCACCCAGAACGTGGCAGCATAA
- the lexA gene encoding transcriptional repressor LexA, producing the protein MGRKPKKTTEKTDYASLSDRQRRILNVISDAVMLRGYPPSIREIGDAAGLQSTSSVAYQLKQLEEKGFLRRDPNKPRAVDVRHLNTDDGAKKPGRKPAKPEQQVPAEAGAVSYIPVVGRIAAGAPITAEENVDTYFPMPDEVVGGGDLYMLQVVGDSMQDAGILDGDWVIIRSQSVAEEGEFVAALLEGSEATVKEFHRDSSGVWLLPHNEAYAPINGDDAEIMGKVVSVFRKL; encoded by the coding sequence ATGGGCCGCAAGCCAAAGAAGACCACCGAGAAGACCGACTACGCCTCCCTATCTGACCGCCAGCGACGCATCCTCAATGTCATTAGTGACGCCGTTATGTTGCGTGGTTACCCACCAAGCATTCGCGAAATTGGTGACGCAGCAGGCCTGCAGTCCACCTCCTCTGTTGCCTACCAGCTAAAGCAATTGGAAGAAAAGGGCTTCTTGCGTCGTGACCCAAATAAGCCACGAGCCGTAGATGTTCGACACCTAAATACCGACGATGGCGCCAAGAAGCCGGGCCGCAAACCGGCTAAGCCCGAACAGCAGGTTCCCGCAGAGGCAGGTGCGGTTTCCTACATTCCTGTGGTCGGCCGTATCGCTGCGGGAGCACCCATTACCGCAGAGGAAAACGTCGACACATACTTCCCAATGCCTGACGAGGTGGTCGGTGGCGGCGACCTTTATATGCTGCAAGTAGTCGGCGACTCGATGCAGGATGCCGGCATCCTTGACGGCGACTGGGTAATCATTCGCTCCCAGTCAGTTGCAGAAGAGGGCGAGTTCGTGGCCGCCCTGCTCGAAGGATCTGAAGCTACCGTCAAGGAGTTCCACCGCGATTCCTCCGGTGTGTGGCTACTTCCTCACAATGAGGCCTACGCTCCCATCAACGGCGATGATGCGGAAATCATGGGCAAGGTTGTATCGGTATTCCGCAAGCTTTAA
- the ptsP gene encoding phosphoenolpyruvate--protein phosphotransferase, with amino-acid sequence MENASESTIKGTGVVAGVAYAEAVWVRPRPALPTEGSIDPEQASDSEYDRFLAAVDTVAGRLEQRAAAAEGQAAEVLTATAGMVKDRGWHKAVRKNIRTGRDAEFATVGATDKFVTMFEAAGGVMAERTTDLKDVRDRVIAELRGEDEPGLPLVDGEAVLFADDLAPADTATLDTKHIKALVTELGGPTSHTAIIARQLDIPCIVAVGAALSDIESGTLVFVDGAVGAVTLGADEEASTKAVAEYRERAARVAQWRGPAETKDGHRVQLLANVADGNAARIASDSQAEGIGLYRTELSFLSASEEPSVDEQAKIYGKVFNAFPESKVVVRTLDAGSDKPISYATLSSEENPALGVRGLRIARDNEALLTRQLDAIAQAAAARDDKASTWVMAPMVATSTEAQWFASLCRERGLTAGAMIEVPAAALMADKIMPHLDFVSIGTNDLTQYTMAADRLSPQLAYLTDPWQPAVLRLIQHTCIVGQANNVAVGVCGEAAADPMLACVLTGLGVNSLSAASTAVAGVGAQLAEVTLEQCQQLSEVALDAESPDAARTAVVERMESFA; translated from the coding sequence ATGGAAAACGCGTCTGAGTCCACAATCAAAGGAACCGGTGTCGTTGCCGGAGTCGCCTACGCCGAAGCCGTGTGGGTCCGCCCTCGCCCGGCCTTGCCTACCGAGGGAAGCATTGACCCAGAGCAAGCGAGCGATTCTGAGTACGACCGCTTCCTTGCGGCCGTAGATACTGTCGCTGGCCGCTTGGAGCAGCGGGCTGCTGCCGCGGAGGGCCAGGCTGCGGAAGTTCTGACCGCAACGGCCGGCATGGTCAAGGACCGTGGTTGGCATAAGGCGGTGCGCAAGAATATCCGCACCGGCCGGGATGCGGAATTCGCTACTGTCGGCGCCACCGATAAGTTTGTCACCATGTTCGAAGCCGCCGGCGGAGTGATGGCCGAGCGCACTACTGACTTGAAGGACGTGCGAGACCGCGTTATTGCAGAGCTGCGCGGCGAGGACGAGCCGGGCCTGCCACTCGTCGACGGCGAGGCCGTTTTGTTCGCGGATGACTTGGCCCCGGCCGATACCGCGACGCTGGATACCAAGCACATCAAAGCCCTTGTTACCGAACTTGGTGGACCTACCAGCCATACGGCCATCATCGCCCGTCAGTTGGATATTCCATGCATCGTTGCTGTGGGCGCCGCGCTGAGCGATATTGAAAGCGGCACGCTGGTATTCGTCGATGGTGCAGTGGGCGCCGTCACCCTTGGGGCCGACGAAGAGGCTTCCACAAAGGCCGTGGCTGAGTATCGCGAGCGTGCGGCACGCGTTGCCCAGTGGCGCGGCCCGGCTGAGACCAAGGACGGCCACCGTGTGCAGCTGCTTGCCAACGTCGCTGATGGCAACGCCGCCCGCATTGCTTCGGATTCGCAAGCAGAGGGTATCGGCCTGTACCGCACGGAACTATCGTTCCTCTCGGCCAGTGAAGAGCCCAGCGTTGACGAGCAGGCAAAGATTTACGGCAAGGTTTTTAATGCCTTTCCTGAATCAAAGGTTGTCGTGCGTACGCTGGATGCCGGATCCGATAAACCTATCTCTTATGCCACGCTAAGCTCCGAGGAAAACCCAGCATTGGGTGTTCGTGGGCTGCGTATTGCACGCGATAATGAGGCTCTGCTGACCCGCCAGCTGGATGCGATTGCGCAGGCGGCTGCGGCTCGCGATGACAAAGCATCTACCTGGGTGATGGCTCCTATGGTTGCCACCTCTACCGAGGCCCAGTGGTTTGCTAGCCTGTGCCGCGAGCGCGGCCTGACTGCCGGCGCCATGATTGAGGTTCCGGCCGCAGCGCTTATGGCGGATAAAATCATGCCGCACCTTGATTTCGTGTCCATCGGCACCAATGACCTGACTCAGTACACGATGGCTGCGGACCGCCTGTCGCCACAGCTGGCCTACCTGACCGACCCGTGGCAGCCGGCTGTGCTGCGGCTCATTCAGCACACCTGCATCGTGGGCCAGGCCAATAACGTTGCGGTAGGCGTGTGCGGTGAGGCGGCAGCCGACCCGATGTTGGCCTGCGTGCTTACCGGCTTGGGCGTAAATTCGCTATCCGCAGCGTCGACCGCAGTTGCGGGCGTCGGCGCGCAGCTGGCAGAGGTTACCCTGGAACAGTGCCAGCAGCTTTCCGAGGTGGCGCTGGATGCGGAAAGCCCTGACGCTGCCCGTACCGCAGTGGTCGAGCGCATGGAGTCCTTCGCCTAA
- a CDS encoding DeoR/GlpR family DNA-binding transcription regulator, which translates to MYAEERRRQIASLTAVEGRVNVTELSERFEVTAETIRRDLAVLDREGVVHRVHGGAVASQTFQTAELTLDTRQRSASGAKAAIARAALDFLPHGGGSIFLDAGTTINAFAELIGQQYPQAQFNIVSNSLPIALSLASNGVPDVQLLGGTVRAITQAVVGDTALRTLALMRADVAFIGTNALTLDHGLSTADSQEAAIKSAFVTNAHKVVVMCDSSKLGNDYLVSFASAADIDVVITDAAAPDSFVEALREREIEVVLASE; encoded by the coding sequence ATGTACGCAGAAGAGCGGCGTCGCCAAATTGCTTCCCTCACCGCCGTTGAAGGCCGCGTCAACGTCACTGAGCTCTCAGAACGCTTCGAAGTTACGGCCGAGACCATTCGGCGCGACCTTGCCGTGCTTGATCGTGAGGGCGTCGTCCATCGCGTGCACGGCGGCGCGGTAGCCTCCCAAACCTTTCAAACCGCGGAGCTTACCTTGGATACCCGCCAGCGGTCCGCCTCCGGTGCAAAAGCAGCCATCGCCCGCGCGGCCCTCGACTTTCTCCCCCACGGCGGCGGCAGCATTTTCTTGGACGCAGGCACCACCATTAACGCGTTCGCGGAGCTCATTGGACAGCAATACCCGCAAGCGCAGTTCAATATTGTCTCCAATAGCTTGCCTATTGCTCTGTCGCTAGCAAGCAACGGTGTGCCAGACGTCCAGCTACTTGGCGGTACGGTTCGCGCGATTACCCAGGCCGTCGTTGGCGATACCGCACTGCGCACCCTAGCGCTGATGCGTGCCGACGTCGCATTTATCGGTACCAATGCCCTAACCCTGGATCATGGCTTGTCGACGGCCGACTCCCAAGAGGCAGCCATCAAATCCGCTTTCGTCACCAATGCCCACAAGGTTGTGGTCATGTGTGACTCCAGCAAGCTGGGCAATGATTACTTGGTAAGTTTCGCCTCTGCCGCCGATATCGACGTCGTCATCACTGACGCCGCTGCCCCCGATTCCTTCGTGGAGGCGCTGCGCGAACGCGAGATTGAGGTCGTGCTCGCCAGCGAATAG
- a CDS encoding HNH endonuclease signature motif containing protein, with protein MTALNAYLNAVNAGMDIVAAVQGLSDRELIARGASDIAARDLLRLCDTYFGRCGFAAKQRAARQTRHSLDVLLLIEKYALRLSTQRDAWTLRTELCAFRGSATALEKRARALVRELRPRRAPEKGVRITRRSGGPWSLTITGDSADVADMHAALDANKPLESAKDLFFGKADATRATVTTQVVLTLDELDRVVDGDGEEITLQLTNGARITGAELVARTLSDHGYVTLVHPHEGPVNLYRTSRVANDKQRLMAAAVNPVCPWESCNYPADKCQIHHLKAWKHGGETNAANLATCCSYHNGVNDDDPNAPPRRGRLARVRGQVTWVPPWG; from the coding sequence ATGACCGCATTGAACGCATACTTAAACGCAGTGAACGCCGGCATGGACATTGTCGCCGCCGTTCAAGGGCTGAGCGATCGCGAGCTCATCGCGCGGGGCGCCTCCGACATCGCCGCGCGCGACCTGTTGCGTCTATGCGATACCTATTTCGGCCGGTGCGGCTTTGCTGCCAAACAGCGAGCGGCGCGGCAGACTAGGCATTCCCTCGACGTGCTACTGCTGATTGAAAAATACGCCTTGCGCTTGTCGACGCAGCGCGATGCCTGGACCCTACGCACCGAACTGTGTGCCTTTCGCGGCAGCGCCACCGCCTTGGAAAAGCGTGCCCGCGCTTTGGTACGCGAGCTGCGACCGCGCCGCGCGCCCGAAAAGGGAGTGCGCATCACCCGCCGCTCCGGCGGCCCATGGTCACTGACCATTACCGGGGATTCGGCCGATGTGGCGGATATGCACGCTGCATTGGATGCCAATAAGCCCCTGGAATCTGCCAAAGACCTCTTCTTTGGCAAGGCGGATGCGACGCGGGCGACGGTGACGACGCAGGTGGTTCTCACACTCGACGAGCTCGACCGCGTAGTAGACGGAGACGGCGAGGAAATCACCCTCCAACTCACCAATGGCGCTCGAATCACCGGAGCGGAGCTTGTCGCGCGGACACTGAGCGACCACGGCTATGTTACGCTCGTCCATCCCCACGAGGGGCCGGTCAACCTCTACCGCACCTCGCGCGTAGCCAACGACAAGCAGCGGCTCATGGCGGCTGCGGTCAACCCGGTATGCCCGTGGGAGAGCTGTAACTACCCCGCCGACAAGTGCCAGATTCACCACCTCAAAGCGTGGAAGCATGGCGGCGAGACCAACGCTGCGAACCTTGCGACCTGCTGTTCCTATCACAATGGCGTCAATGACGATGACCCCAACGCCCCGCCGCGCCGTGGCCGGCTAGCCCGCGTGCGCGGGCAGGTGACGTGGGTGCCACCGTGGGGATAG
- a CDS encoding HPr family phosphocarrier protein produces MASKTVKVGSSVGLHARPASIIADAAGEFDEDIFLNLVGDDDEDETDAASSLMIMALGAEQGDEVTVTSENEEAVEKIAALIEKDLDAS; encoded by the coding sequence ATGGCTTCCAAGACTGTAAAGGTTGGCTCCTCTGTAGGCCTGCACGCACGTCCTGCATCTATTATCGCGGACGCTGCCGGCGAGTTCGATGAGGATATCTTCCTCAACCTGGTCGGCGATGATGATGAGGATGAGACCGATGCGGCCTCTTCCCTGATGATCATGGCTCTTGGCGCAGAACAGGGCGATGAGGTTACCGTCACCTCCGAAAACGAAGAAGCAGTGGAAAAGATTGCTGCTCTCATCGAGAAGGACCTGGACGCTTCCTAA
- the nrdR gene encoding transcriptional regulator NrdR, with amino-acid sequence MYCPFCHNEQSRVIDSRVVDAGASIRRRRECASCKGRFTTVEKAVLLVVKRNGLAEPFSRDKLIRGVRRACQGRDVSDDALKKLAQEVEETVRSHGSSQVNANEIGLAILEPLRDLDEVAYLRFASVYKSFESADDFESEIRLMRRRDREDF; translated from the coding sequence GTGTATTGCCCCTTTTGTCACAATGAGCAATCCCGCGTCATCGACTCGCGTGTGGTCGATGCTGGAGCGTCGATTCGTCGCCGGCGCGAGTGTGCTTCGTGCAAGGGGCGCTTTACCACGGTCGAGAAGGCCGTGTTGCTTGTGGTGAAGAGAAACGGTCTGGCCGAGCCTTTCAGCAGAGATAAATTGATTCGCGGTGTGCGCCGTGCCTGCCAGGGTCGAGATGTAAGCGACGATGCCCTGAAGAAGCTGGCGCAAGAAGTTGAGGAGACGGTGCGCAGTCATGGCTCCTCGCAGGTCAACGCGAACGAGATTGGTTTGGCCATCCTGGAACCACTGCGGGACCTTGATGAAGTGGCCTATCTGCGCTTCGCCTCCGTGTATAAATCCTTTGAAAGCGCAGATGACTTTGAATCCGAGATTCGCCTGATGCGAAGGCGCGATCGCGAGGACTTTTAG